From a single Apium graveolens cultivar Ventura chromosome 2, ASM990537v1, whole genome shotgun sequence genomic region:
- the LOC141706487 gene encoding uncharacterized protein LOC141706487 translates to MRMLAYGVSVDVVDDYVRIGESTAVECLKKFVSNVITIFEDRSPIFDDVLQGRAPKVNYTINGNNYNMGYYLTNGIYPEWATFVKTIPRPQGEKRKLFSKYQESQRKDVERAFSVLQSRVEIICDPTRFWDKVDLGRIMRACIIMIVENERDTCATRFGPLPTYVDATNGVSQPNLGEEPYVPYETYIQNSMQMRDKRAHRQLQNDLVEHISQFHENH, encoded by the exons ATGCGTATGTTGGCGTACGGTGTATCTGTTGATGTTGTTGATGATTATGTTCGTATTGGAGAGAGTACTGCGGTTGAATGCTTGAAGAAATTCGTATCCAATGTAATTACGATTTTTGAGG ATCGGTCACCAATATTTGATGATGTGCTACAAGGTCGTGCTCCAAAGGTAAATTATACTATCAACGGAAACAATTATAATATGGGATATTACTTAACAAATGGAATATATCCAGAATGGGCAACATTCGTTAAAACAATACCACGTCCACAAGGTGAGAAaagaaaattattttcaaaatatcaAGAAAGCCAACGAAAAGATGTTGAACGAGCGTTTAGTGTGTTACAGTCCCGTGTTGAAATTATATGTGATCCGACACGCTTTTGGGACAAAGTGGATCTTGGGAGAATTATGAGGGCATGCATCATAATGATTGTCGAAAATGAAAGGGACACATGTGCCACTCGATTTGGTCCATTACCAACTTATGTTGATGCAACAAATGGCGTATCACAACCAAACTTAGGTGAAGAACCTTATGTGCCGTATGAAACATATATTCAAAATAGTATGCAGATGCGTGATAAACGAGCACATCGTCAGCTACAAAATGACTTGGTTGAGCATATCTCGCAGTTTCATGAGAatcattaa